A portion of the Candidatus Pristimantibacillus lignocellulolyticus genome contains these proteins:
- the rpsO gene encoding 30S ribosomal protein S15 encodes MAITQERKNEIIEAHKTHASDTGSPEVQVAILTENIVTLTDHLRTHKKDHHSRRGLLKMVGQRRKLLAYLKNKDVRRYSALIEKLGLRR; translated from the coding sequence ATGGCAATTACACAAGAACGCAAAAATGAAATTATCGAGGCTCACAAAACTCACGCAAGTGATACAGGGTCTCCAGAAGTACAAGTAGCTATCCTAACGGAAAACATCGTGACTTTGACAGATCATCTTCGTACTCACAAGAAAGATCATCATTCACGTCGTGGATTGTTGAAAATGGTAGGTCAACGTCGTAAATTACTTGCTTACCTTAAAAACAAAGATGTTAGACGTTATAGCGCATTGATTGAAAAATTAGGCTTACGCCGTTAA
- the pnp gene encoding polyribonucleotide nucleotidyltransferase: MQHRVETTLGGRTLVLETGRLAKQANAAVMVTYGETAVLCTVTASTGPKDLDFFPLTVNYEERMYAVGKIPGGFIKREGRPSEKAILSSRLTDRPIRPLFPEGFRNDVQVANIVMSVDQDNAPEIAAMIGTSAALTISDVPFDGPIGGVIVGRINGEFIINPTIAQTEESDIYLVVSGTKDAIMMVEAEANEVSEQVVLEAIMFGHDAIKELIKAIEELRVLAGKEKMQVILHSVDEKANEAVRAYASARLVEAVKIAEKHARQEAIDLVNSETVAHFEEVYAETPELIADVKEILYDIVKEEVRRLITHDKVRPDGRALGEIRPIECDVAILPRTHGTGLFTRGQTQALSICTLGAMGDIQILDGVSSETTKRFMHHYNFPPFSVGEARPLRPPGRREIGHGALGERALSKVIPSEADFPYTIRLVSEVLESNGSTSQASICASTLAMMDAGVPIKAPVAGIAMGLIKDGDHFSVLSDIQGMEDHLGDMDFKVAGTAEGITAIQMDIKISGIDRDILTQALDQAKEGRLHILGKMMEVMTTSRPKLSKYAPKIVSMKINPDKIRDVIGAGGKIINKIIEDTGVKIDIEQDGTVFIASSDEEMIQKAREIIEGIVKVVVVGEIYLGTVKRIEKFGCFVEILPGKDGLVHISQLSTDRVAKCEDVVAIGDQITVKVTEIDQQGRINLSRKAVLVAEEAPKA, encoded by the coding sequence ATGCAACATCGTGTTGAAACGACGCTAGGTGGAAGAACACTTGTGTTAGAAACAGGTCGTTTGGCGAAGCAAGCTAATGCTGCCGTAATGGTAACATACGGAGAGACTGCAGTACTTTGTACTGTAACTGCTTCGACTGGACCAAAGGATTTGGATTTCTTCCCACTAACGGTAAACTATGAAGAACGTATGTACGCTGTAGGTAAAATCCCTGGAGGATTTATTAAACGTGAAGGTAGACCAAGCGAGAAAGCAATTCTATCTAGCCGTCTAACTGACCGTCCAATTCGTCCATTATTCCCAGAAGGTTTCCGTAATGATGTTCAAGTTGCTAACATCGTTATGTCAGTAGACCAAGATAATGCACCAGAGATTGCGGCTATGATTGGTACTTCAGCGGCATTAACAATTTCTGATGTACCTTTTGATGGTCCTATTGGTGGAGTAATTGTTGGTAGAATTAATGGCGAGTTCATTATTAACCCGACAATCGCTCAAACTGAAGAATCTGATATCTACCTTGTCGTATCTGGTACAAAAGATGCGATTATGATGGTAGAAGCTGAAGCTAATGAAGTTTCTGAGCAAGTTGTACTTGAAGCGATTATGTTTGGTCATGATGCGATCAAGGAACTTATCAAAGCAATCGAAGAGCTTCGCGTACTTGCTGGTAAAGAAAAAATGCAAGTTATTCTTCATTCTGTTGATGAAAAAGCTAACGAAGCTGTTCGTGCATATGCAAGTGCTCGTCTTGTTGAAGCAGTGAAAATCGCTGAGAAGCATGCTCGTCAAGAAGCAATCGATCTAGTTAACAGTGAAACTGTTGCTCATTTTGAAGAAGTATATGCAGAAACTCCTGAGTTAATTGCTGACGTGAAAGAAATTCTTTACGATATTGTAAAAGAAGAAGTTCGTCGTTTAATTACTCATGATAAAGTTCGTCCAGATGGTCGTGCATTAGGCGAAATTCGTCCAATTGAATGTGACGTTGCAATATTACCTCGTACGCACGGTACAGGACTATTTACTCGTGGACAAACTCAAGCATTAAGTATTTGTACACTAGGTGCAATGGGTGACATTCAGATCTTGGATGGTGTCTCTTCTGAAACTACGAAACGTTTCATGCATCATTATAACTTCCCTCCATTTAGCGTTGGTGAAGCTAGACCACTTCGTCCTCCAGGACGTCGCGAAATTGGTCACGGTGCATTAGGTGAGAGAGCATTATCTAAAGTTATTCCTTCAGAAGCTGATTTCCCTTACACAATTCGTCTTGTATCAGAAGTACTTGAATCTAATGGTTCAACTTCTCAAGCAAGTATTTGTGCAAGTACGTTAGCTATGATGGATGCTGGTGTACCGATTAAAGCTCCAGTTGCAGGTATCGCAATGGGTCTGATCAAAGACGGAGATCACTTCTCAGTTCTTTCTGATATTCAAGGTATGGAAGATCATCTTGGAGATATGGACTTTAAAGTTGCTGGTACTGCTGAGGGAATTACTGCTATCCAAATGGATATCAAAATTTCTGGTATCGACCGTGATATCTTAACTCAAGCTCTTGACCAAGCAAAAGAAGGTCGTCTACATATTTTGGGTAAAATGATGGAAGTTATGACGACTTCTCGTCCTAAATTATCTAAATATGCACCGAAAATTGTAAGTATGAAAATCAACCCTGACAAAATTCGTGATGTTATTGGTGCTGGTGGTAAAATCATCAACAAGATCATTGAAGATACTGGTGTGAAAATCGATATTGAGCAAGATGGTACAGTATTCATCGCTTCATCTGATGAAGAAATGATTCAAAAAGCGAGAGAGATTATCGAAGGTATTGTAAAAGTTGTTGTTGTTGGTGAAATTTACTTAGGTACTGTAAAACGTATCGAGAAATTTGGTTGCTTTGTAGAAATTCTTCCTGGTAAAGATGGATTAGTTCATATTTCACAACTGTCAACTGATCGTGTAGCCAAATGCGAAGATGTTGTTGCTATCGGTGATCAAATCACTGTTAAAGTAACTGAAATCGATCAACAAGGTCGTATTAACCTATCTCGTAAAGCGGTACTCGTTGCGGAAGAAGCTCCAAAAGCTTAG
- a CDS encoding polysaccharide deacetylase family protein, producing the protein MKIQWWKKASFIVASTLALVIFIKINGNLSSFINHVQEQDAVYTFMQVNRSEAEKKELYAQIVAEAGNHKEEPIDARIDRVFHAIPGYNGVEVDIEKTYEYNLQMVRGEKIRFIYKNTVPSINLEDLGNHQIYKGNPNKKMIGFMINVAWGNEYIDSILSSLEAERVHATFFLDGSWLSKNKDIAIKIQNAGHELSNHAYSHPDMANLSRSEQEKQITRTEELLKEINVDNKWFAPPSGSFNQATIQVARDQGLLTVLWTIDTIDWKKPPASLIVSRVTSKLEPGALILMHPTDSTATALPEMIKSIKAQGYSIGTVSDTLSSERLQDTVEGVDIF; encoded by the coding sequence GTGAAAATTCAGTGGTGGAAAAAGGCCTCTTTTATCGTAGCGAGTACGTTGGCGCTTGTCATTTTTATAAAAATTAATGGGAATCTGTCTAGTTTCATAAATCATGTACAGGAACAAGATGCGGTCTATACCTTCATGCAAGTGAACCGTTCTGAAGCAGAAAAGAAAGAACTATATGCTCAGATCGTGGCAGAAGCAGGCAATCATAAGGAAGAGCCGATTGATGCACGGATAGATCGAGTATTTCATGCCATTCCTGGTTACAACGGTGTTGAGGTAGATATTGAAAAAACATATGAGTACAATTTACAAATGGTACGTGGAGAAAAAATAAGATTTATATACAAAAATACGGTACCATCTATTAATCTTGAAGATTTAGGAAACCATCAAATATACAAAGGGAATCCTAATAAAAAAATGATTGGTTTTATGATTAATGTTGCGTGGGGTAATGAGTATATAGATTCTATATTAAGTTCACTAGAAGCAGAGCGAGTACATGCAACATTTTTTTTAGATGGGTCATGGCTTAGTAAAAACAAAGATATTGCTATAAAGATTCAAAATGCGGGTCATGAGCTGTCTAATCATGCTTATTCTCATCCGGATATGGCTAATTTATCTCGTTCAGAGCAAGAGAAACAAATTACTCGTACTGAGGAATTATTGAAAGAAATAAATGTTGATAATAAATGGTTTGCACCACCATCGGGATCATTTAATCAAGCAACGATACAAGTTGCAAGAGATCAAGGATTATTAACAGTACTATGGACGATTGACACCATTGACTGGAAAAAACCACCAGCATCGTTGATTGTATCTCGTGTCACATCGAAATTAGAACCAGGCGCATTAATATTGATGCATCCTACGGACTCTACGGCTACAGCATTACCTGAAATGATTAAAAGTATTAAGGCTCAAGGATACTCAATAGGTACTGTAAGTGATACGCTATCTTCTGAACGACTGCAGGATACAGTTGAGGGAGTAGATATATTCTGA
- a CDS encoding insulinase family protein, whose amino-acid sequence MEKYKLSNGMRVVVEKIPTVRSVSIGIWVKNGSRNETELNNGISHFIEHMMFKGTEQRSARDIADLFDGIGGNVNAFTSREYTCYFAKVLDQHLPLAVDALSDMFFNSQMDEEELAKERNVILEEISMYEDTPDDRVHDEAAKAAYGNDPLAYSILGTEKTLASMNSNTLLDFMKDRYTIDNIVLSVAGNVEENSLLDLLETYFGHYKNNAPITDSIVVPTFVGDYSFFQKKTEQNHICMSFPGCALGDRLQNAMILLNNALGGGMSSRLFQVIREERGLAYSVYSYHSSAADSGLFTIYAGTAPKQTKDVVDLTMELMYEVGQKGLTDAEVARGKEQLKGSLILNLESTSSRMNRNGKHELMLGKHNSVDTLLTRIDSITMDEIKEVTKMMLSTPFAMSMVGTNDKAVAKLRRDQLVSSII is encoded by the coding sequence GTGGAAAAGTACAAGCTTAGCAATGGCATGCGTGTCGTTGTCGAAAAAATTCCTACTGTTAGATCCGTCTCAATTGGTATATGGGTAAAAAATGGCTCGCGTAATGAGACAGAACTTAATAATGGGATTTCACATTTTATTGAACATATGATGTTCAAAGGTACAGAGCAACGAAGTGCGCGCGATATTGCTGATTTATTTGATGGTATTGGTGGTAACGTTAATGCGTTCACTTCGCGAGAGTATACTTGCTATTTTGCAAAAGTATTAGATCAACATCTACCTCTAGCTGTAGATGCGCTTTCAGATATGTTCTTTAATTCACAAATGGATGAAGAAGAACTTGCTAAAGAACGCAATGTAATATTAGAAGAAATCTCGATGTATGAAGATACTCCAGATGATCGTGTCCATGATGAAGCTGCTAAAGCTGCCTATGGTAATGATCCTTTAGCTTATTCAATACTTGGTACAGAAAAAACTTTGGCAAGTATGAATTCCAACACATTACTAGATTTTATGAAGGATCGATATACGATTGACAATATCGTCCTTAGTGTTGCTGGTAATGTTGAAGAAAACTCACTTTTAGATTTATTAGAAACTTACTTTGGTCATTACAAAAATAATGCACCAATCACAGATAGCATAGTAGTACCTACATTTGTTGGTGACTATTCTTTCTTTCAAAAGAAAACAGAACAGAATCATATTTGTATGTCATTCCCTGGCTGTGCATTAGGTGATCGATTGCAAAATGCGATGATCCTACTGAATAATGCATTAGGTGGTGGGATGAGTTCGAGGTTGTTCCAAGTCATTCGTGAAGAAAGAGGATTAGCATACTCTGTCTATTCCTATCATAGTTCTGCAGCTGATTCTGGTCTATTCACGATCTATGCAGGAACAGCACCTAAGCAAACAAAGGATGTTGTTGATCTAACAATGGAACTTATGTATGAGGTTGGTCAAAAAGGATTGACTGATGCAGAAGTTGCTAGGGGTAAAGAACAATTAAAAGGTTCATTAATTTTGAATCTTGAAAGTACTAGTAGTCGTATGAACCGCAACGGGAAACATGAGCTGATGCTAGGAAAGCATAATTCTGTAGACACTTTATTAACTCGCATTGATAGCATTACAATGGATGAGATCAAAGAAGTAACTAAAATGATGTTGTCGACTCCGTTTGCGATGTCAATGGTGGGGACTAATGATAAAGCAGTTGCTAAACTTAGGAGGGATCAGCTTGTTTCAAGTATTATTTAA
- the dut gene encoding dUTP diphosphatase, which yields MIKQLLNLGGISLFQVLFKRLEGNEDLAIPKRMTEGSAGFDLQASVAEPVVLAPGERKLIPTGFAMAMPIELEAQIRPRSGLAYKHGITCLNSPGTIDADYRGEVKVLLINHGQEPFTIERGERIAQMLFQIVPSVTIVEADELPDTLRGAGGFGHTGV from the coding sequence ATGATAAAGCAGTTGCTAAACTTAGGAGGGATCAGCTTGTTTCAAGTATTATTTAAGCGTCTAGAAGGTAATGAAGATTTGGCTATTCCAAAACGTATGACAGAAGGTTCAGCAGGATTTGATCTTCAAGCTTCAGTTGCAGAACCAGTTGTTCTTGCTCCAGGGGAACGCAAACTTATCCCGACAGGCTTTGCGATGGCAATGCCAATTGAATTAGAAGCGCAAATTCGTCCACGCAGTGGACTAGCTTATAAGCATGGGATTACATGTCTGAATTCACCTGGTACAATCGATGCTGATTACCGTGGTGAGGTTAAAGTATTGCTGATCAACCATGGCCAAGAGCCATTTACGATTGAACGTGGCGAGCGAATTGCTCAGATGCTATTCCAAATTGTTCCAAGCGTAACGATCGTTGAAGCAGATGAGCTTCCTGATACATTGCGCGGAGCTGGCGGTTTCGGACATACTGGCGTCTAA
- a CDS encoding GNAT family N-acetyltransferase, with protein sequence MSNNNIYLKHFELMDARALLDLTLRNREFLQPFDPLRDESHFTLEGKEIEITNSIQGSKTDQSYIFGIFLEGTNELIGRIALTGVARGPFQNAYLGYYIDQKHNGKGYATAAVKLCVAYAFSKLGLHRIQAGVMPRNLPSIRVLEKVGFRYEGLAKAYLKINNVWEDHNLYAITAAAD encoded by the coding sequence ATGAGTAACAATAACATTTATCTAAAACATTTTGAATTAATGGATGCGAGAGCTCTACTTGACTTAACACTCAGAAACCGAGAGTTTTTGCAACCATTTGATCCGCTTAGGGACGAATCCCACTTTACACTTGAAGGGAAAGAGATTGAAATAACAAATAGTATACAAGGGTCAAAAACTGACCAATCATACATTTTTGGCATATTTCTTGAAGGGACGAATGAACTTATTGGCAGAATAGCCTTAACTGGCGTAGCTCGAGGACCTTTTCAAAATGCATATTTGGGATATTACATTGATCAGAAACATAATGGGAAGGGCTATGCAACAGCAGCAGTTAAGTTATGCGTGGCATATGCATTTAGTAAATTAGGCTTGCATCGTATTCAAGCAGGGGTTATGCCTAGAAACTTGCCATCAATCCGAGTGCTAGAAAAGGTAGGATTTAGATATGAAGGACTAGCAAAAGCATATCTTAAAATAAACAATGTATGGGAAGACCATAATTTATATGCAATCACTGCAGCGGCAGACTAG
- the dpsA gene encoding dipicolinate synthase subunit DpsA, with protein sequence MLTGVKVLLLGGDARQLEVIHKLCELNAQVTVCGFDQRKELNPRAVAVDLEVSSLEDLDALILPAVGPDDDGFIQTVFSSESLQLTKEYLLALPKHCTIYTGIAKSYLKQLCNDGGYQLVELFERDDVAIYNSIPTAEGALMMAIQHTDITIHRSNSMVLGFGRTGITMARTLQALGSNVYFGVRRSEQYARAYEMGFNPFYTKDLEQFVGNIDLLFNTIPTMIITAQIIEKLQKSTVIIDLATKPGGTDFHFAEERGMKALLAPGLPGIVAPRTAGLLLADCLSQLIHTELTMRRDLR encoded by the coding sequence ATGTTAACAGGCGTAAAAGTACTTCTACTTGGCGGCGATGCAAGGCAACTTGAAGTTATTCATAAGCTTTGTGAGCTGAATGCTCAAGTCACCGTATGTGGGTTTGATCAGAGAAAAGAGCTGAATCCACGCGCAGTAGCTGTAGATTTAGAGGTTAGTTCATTAGAGGACCTTGATGCATTGATCCTGCCAGCAGTTGGTCCTGATGATGATGGCTTTATTCAAACCGTTTTCAGCAGTGAAAGCTTACAATTAACAAAAGAATATTTGCTTGCCTTACCTAAGCATTGCACCATCTATACCGGAATTGCAAAATCGTACTTGAAACAATTATGTAATGATGGTGGCTATCAGCTTGTTGAGTTGTTTGAACGTGATGACGTAGCAATCTACAACTCTATTCCTACAGCTGAAGGTGCCTTGATGATGGCGATTCAGCATACAGACATTACGATACATCGATCCAACTCTATGGTGTTAGGTTTTGGGCGAACAGGAATTACAATGGCGAGAACACTGCAAGCATTGGGGTCAAATGTTTATTTTGGAGTTAGACGTTCTGAGCAATATGCAAGAGCGTATGAAATGGGCTTCAATCCTTTTTATACAAAGGATCTTGAGCAATTTGTAGGTAATATTGACTTGCTTTTTAATACAATTCCGACTATGATAATCACAGCGCAAATAATCGAAAAACTACAAAAAAGTACGGTAATTATTGATCTCGCAACAAAGCCAGGTGGAACAGACTTCCATTTTGCAGAGGAACGAGGCATGAAAGCTTTACTTGCTCCAGGCTTACCTGGCATCGTAGCCCCCAGAACTGCAGGTTTACTACTAGCAGATTGCTTAAGTCAATTGATACACACTGAATTGACGATGCGGAGGGATTTACGATGA
- a CDS encoding dipicolinate synthase subunit B — translation MNWDGLTVGYALSGSHCTLEEIMPQIQRFIDAGANVIPIVSNTLLTIDTRFGTAEKWRSELTRITGNEIISTIVQAEPLGPSKKIDVLTIAPCTGNTTSRLANAITDSAVLMAAKSQMRNGRPIVIAISTNDGLGLNMANIAKLLVTKNIYFVPFGQDDPINKPNSLVARMDLIMEACESALKGQQLQPMLIERH, via the coding sequence ATGAATTGGGATGGATTAACAGTAGGTTATGCTTTATCCGGGTCACATTGTACATTGGAAGAAATAATGCCTCAAATACAGCGATTTATTGATGCTGGAGCTAACGTAATTCCTATTGTTTCTAATACTTTATTAACAATAGATACACGTTTTGGTACAGCAGAAAAATGGCGTAGTGAATTAACTCGTATTACTGGCAATGAGATTATTTCAACTATTGTTCAGGCAGAACCGCTGGGACCATCGAAAAAAATCGATGTGTTAACAATTGCGCCTTGTACAGGTAATACAACAAGTCGTTTAGCAAATGCAATTACTGATAGTGCAGTGCTTATGGCAGCCAAATCGCAAATGCGTAATGGTCGCCCAATCGTAATTGCTATATCAACTAATGATGGCCTTGGATTGAATATGGCCAACATTGCGAAACTTCTTGTTACGAAAAACATTTATTTTGTGCCGTTCGGTCAAGACGATCCTATCAATAAGCCTAATTCATTAGTTGCTAGAATGGATCTTATTATGGAAGCCTGTGAGTCTGCCCTAAAAGGTCAGCAATTGCAACCAATGCTAATCGAACGGCATTAA
- a CDS encoding aspartate-semialdehyde dehydrogenase translates to MSNQKLYNLAVVGATGAVGEQITKLLETRDFPINEIKFLSSARSAGKKLTFKGAEYIIEEATPDSFDGVEIALFSAGGDVSKVLAPEAAKRGAVCIDNTSAFRMDPNTPLVVPEVNPEHIAAHKGIIANPNCSTIQMVAALKPLHDRYSIKRVIVSTYQAVSGAGASAIRETLRQTRAVLDQEEVNPDVLPVGGLPVKHQIAFNAIPQIDKFTENGYTYEEMKMTNETKKIMGDDSIEVSATCVRIPVIYGHSESVYVEFNNQFEVEEVKSLLENAPGITLVDDPTNQLYPLATEAAGKPDVFVGRIRRDITSEKGLNMWIVSDNLLKGAAWNAVQIAEYIAKG, encoded by the coding sequence ATGTCAAACCAAAAATTGTATAATTTAGCAGTAGTCGGAGCAACAGGAGCAGTAGGGGAACAAATTACTAAGTTGTTAGAGACAAGAGACTTCCCTATTAATGAAATTAAATTTCTATCTTCAGCTCGTTCCGCTGGTAAGAAACTAACATTCAAAGGTGCTGAATATATTATTGAAGAGGCAACACCAGATAGTTTTGATGGTGTAGAAATCGCTTTGTTCAGTGCTGGTGGCGATGTATCTAAAGTATTAGCTCCAGAAGCTGCAAAACGTGGCGCTGTATGTATCGATAATACGAGTGCATTCCGTATGGATCCTAATACGCCGCTTGTTGTTCCAGAGGTTAACCCTGAACATATTGCTGCTCATAAAGGTATTATTGCTAATCCTAACTGTTCTACTATTCAAATGGTTGCTGCATTGAAACCATTACATGATCGCTATAGTATTAAACGCGTAATTGTATCTACTTACCAAGCGGTTTCAGGTGCTGGAGCAAGCGCGATTCGCGAAACACTTCGTCAAACAAGAGCAGTTCTTGACCAAGAAGAAGTTAATCCAGATGTACTACCTGTAGGTGGATTACCAGTTAAGCATCAAATTGCTTTTAATGCGATTCCGCAAATTGATAAATTTACTGAAAATGGCTACACATATGAAGAAATGAAAATGACGAATGAAACGAAAAAAATTATGGGCGACGATTCTATTGAAGTTTCTGCTACTTGCGTTCGTATACCTGTAATTTATGGTCACTCAGAGTCTGTTTATGTAGAATTCAACAATCAATTTGAAGTTGAAGAAGTGAAGTCTTTACTTGAAAATGCTCCTGGTATTACTCTAGTAGATGACCCAACGAATCAACTTTACCCACTTGCTACAGAAGCAGCTGGTAAACCAGATGTATTTGTAGGTCGTATCAGACGTGATATTACAAGTGAAAAAGGTCTAAATATGTGGATTGTTTCTGATAATCTATTAAAAGGTGCTGCATGGAATGCAGTGCAAATTGCTGAGTATATTGCAAAAGGTTAA
- the dapG gene encoding aspartate kinase — translation MRILVQKFGGTSLATTEATARVIHHIERERDNGYAVVIVVSAIGRRGESYATDTLLELLDPHQGGVDARETDLLISCGEIISATLLGAQIRAAGIEAVVYTGGEAGIETDEEFGAAKITSIKPEKLIQALKQNKVVVVTGFQGRTRDNDVTTLGRGGSDTTATALGAALHAEYVDIYTDVNGVLTADPRFVTDAKPIAKLSYAEICHMAREGAKVVHPRAVEIAQQARIPVRVRSTFSDDEGTLVQDAAWDHNEHAVLDRHVTGIAHVSGITQLTVQSDYGDHRAPQLLFQTLARNGISVDFINVTLNGAVFTVQTVQAEQAKQLLEAEKLTVKLEPNCAKISIIGGGMNGQPGVMANIITALSDIDVPILQSADSNAAIWVLVKEQHMVVSLMALHSTFDLNR, via the coding sequence ATGCGAATCTTAGTTCAAAAATTCGGCGGCACTTCATTAGCAACAACTGAAGCAACAGCACGTGTGATTCATCATATCGAGCGCGAACGAGACAACGGCTATGCCGTTGTCATCGTTGTATCTGCGATAGGTAGACGTGGTGAATCATATGCAACAGATACATTGCTAGAATTGTTAGACCCTCATCAAGGCGGCGTAGACGCTCGTGAGACGGATTTGTTAATAAGTTGTGGTGAAATAATCTCTGCGACACTGCTAGGCGCTCAGATTCGCGCTGCAGGTATCGAAGCGGTTGTATATACAGGTGGGGAAGCAGGAATAGAGACGGATGAAGAATTTGGTGCTGCGAAGATAACTTCGATTAAACCAGAGAAACTGATCCAAGCATTAAAGCAGAATAAAGTGGTCGTTGTAACTGGTTTTCAAGGTAGAACAAGAGATAACGATGTAACTACTTTAGGAAGAGGTGGCAGTGATACGACAGCAACAGCACTTGGCGCTGCGCTACATGCCGAGTATGTTGATATCTATACAGATGTCAATGGTGTCCTAACTGCTGATCCTAGATTTGTTACTGATGCTAAACCTATCGCTAAATTGAGCTATGCAGAGATCTGTCATATGGCAAGAGAAGGTGCAAAAGTTGTACATCCTCGTGCAGTAGAGATCGCACAACAAGCTCGAATTCCCGTTCGAGTGCGTTCTACTTTTTCTGATGATGAAGGCACTCTTGTACAGGATGCGGCATGGGATCATAACGAACATGCAGTACTTGATCGACATGTAACGGGTATAGCTCATGTATCAGGTATTACTCAACTAACGGTACAAAGTGATTACGGTGATCATCGTGCTCCACAATTGTTATTTCAAACGTTAGCCCGCAATGGGATTAGTGTAGACTTTATTAATGTTACATTAAACGGTGCTGTTTTTACTGTTCAGACAGTTCAAGCAGAACAAGCGAAACAACTACTCGAAGCCGAGAAATTAACGGTGAAGCTTGAACCAAATTGCGCTAAGATATCAATCATCGGTGGTGGCATGAACGGTCAACCTGGAGTTATGGCTAATATCATTACGGCATTATCTGATATTGATGTCCCGATCCTTCAATCAGCGGACTCTAATGCTGCAATTTGGGTATTGGTGAAGGAACAACATATGGTTGTTTCACTTATGGCGCTACATTCAACGTTTGACCTTAATCGTTAA
- the dapA gene encoding 4-hydroxy-tetrahydrodipicolinate synthase — MEFGRMITAMVTPFDTEGTIDWATAEQLIEYLIVDQQSDSIVIAGTTGESPTLSEDEKVELFAFAVEKAAGRVRIIAGTGSNNTKSSISLSQRAQQCGVDGLLLVVPYYNKPSQEGLYLHFKAIAENTSLPVFLYNVEGRTGTNLSVDTTLRLAQIPNVVATKDCANLDQLTSIISGAPEGFRVYSGDDAATLPALSVGAYGIISVSAHIVGQEMKSMIQSYVAGDVTKAAKLHGQLLPFFKGMFACPHPMSNPVPVKYALEVMGIPVGSVRLPLAPITESEAEFVRNLLQIKNEISK, encoded by the coding sequence ATGGAATTCGGAAGAATGATTACCGCAATGGTAACCCCTTTCGATACAGAAGGCACTATTGATTGGGCTACAGCTGAGCAACTTATCGAGTATTTAATTGTTGATCAGCAAAGTGATAGCATTGTTATTGCTGGGACGACAGGGGAGTCACCAACATTATCAGAAGATGAGAAAGTAGAGTTATTTGCTTTTGCTGTAGAAAAAGCTGCTGGAAGAGTGCGAATTATCGCAGGAACAGGCAGTAATAATACGAAATCTTCAATTAGCTTATCACAACGAGCGCAGCAATGCGGAGTAGACGGCTTATTGCTTGTTGTACCGTATTACAACAAACCAAGTCAAGAAGGTCTATATTTGCATTTCAAAGCGATTGCAGAAAATACCTCACTTCCTGTATTCTTATACAACGTTGAAGGTCGGACAGGAACTAACCTGTCGGTAGATACGACACTTAGACTTGCACAAATTCCAAATGTTGTTGCGACCAAGGATTGTGCTAACCTAGATCAACTTACATCTATTATTAGTGGAGCACCCGAAGGTTTCAGAGTTTACTCCGGTGATGATGCTGCAACACTACCTGCACTTTCAGTAGGTGCTTACGGTATTATAAGCGTTTCTGCTCATATCGTTGGACAAGAAATGAAATCAATGATTCAATCCTATGTAGCTGGCGACGTAACAAAAGCAGCTAAGCTTCATGGTCAATTACTGCCATTCTTTAAAGGTATGTTTGCTTGCCCTCATCCTATGTCTAATCCAGTTCCAGTGAAATATGCACTAGAAGTAATGGGAATCCCTGTTGGTTCAGTTCGTTTACCGTTGGCACCAATTACGGAATCAGAAGCTGAGTTTGTACGTAATTTACTTCAAATTAAAAATGAAATTTCTAAATAG